The Streptomyces sp. NBC_00597 DNA segment AGGAGCGCAACAGCGGCTCGTCCATCACCCCGTTGTCCGTGCCCTTCAGCCAGTGGTCCCACCAGCGCAGGGTCTCCTGGAGGAACCCGATCGACGGGCCCGGCGGCAGCCCCCGGTCCGGGTACTGGTGCGACCAGGGCCCGATCAGCCCGCGGACCCGTTCGGCGGGCAGGTGGGACACCAGCCGCAGCACCGTGTCCCGGTACGGGTCGTGCCAGCCGCCGACCGCGAGCACGGCCGCGCCGATCGCCGGGTAGTCCTCGCAGACGCTGCCGTGGCGCCAGTAGTCGTCCCGCGTCTGGTGCGCCAGCCAGGTGTGGATCAGGGGTTCGACGGATTCCAGCCGCGCCAACCACTGCCCGCGCCAGCCCTCGCCGGCGAACAGCGGGTCCGGCGGGCGGGCCGCGAAGGCCAGCATGGTCGCCGCCCACGCGTGCATGTCCACGGCGAGCACCGAGCCGCCCATGTAATGGACGTCGTTGTCGTAGCGGTCGTCCGTGGAGCAGACGGTGACGACCGCCTTCAGGGCCGGTGGTGCCAGCGCCGCGATCTGCAGGGAGTTGGAACCGCCCCACGAGATCCCGAACATCCCCACCGACCCCGTGCACCACTCCTGCTCCGCCAGCCACTGCACCACCGCGATCCCGTCGGTCAGTTCCCGCGCGTCGTACTCGTCGCCCGGGTTCCCGCCGCTGCAGCCGTGGCCCCGTACGTCCACCCGGACCGAGGCGTAGCCGTGGCCCGCGTACCAGGGGTGGCGCTGCCAGTCGCGCGGCGCGGTCCAGTCGGTCAGCCGGTACGGCACGTACTCCAGTAGGGCCGGGACCGGCTCGTCCGTCACGGGGCGCCAGATCCGGGCGTACAGCTCCACGCCGTCCGGCATCGGGATCCGGACGTCCTCGTGCGCCGTCGGGTACGGGAACTCGGTACGGATGATCATGTGGGAACCGCCTCGTCGCCTCGTTCGCCTCAGTGGAGGGGGTGCATCGTGCGGGGAGGGACCCACGTACGGGCGCAGCCGCCCGTGCCACTCACGGGTCACCCGCGGGCTGCGGAACACGACCGCGAAGGAGACGGCCGGAGCGATCACCGGGACGAGCGTCAGCAGGTCGACGCAGCGGCCCGTCGTCAGCCACCCGACGGCGGTTTAGTGCAGTGCCAGTTCTGGACAAAACGTATTCTCCAGGTGTTTCGGCTCCTCCTGAACATACCGGTGCGCATCGGGCAGTGCGTGGGTGGCGACATGACGGGCGCTCTCGGTGATCGAAAACAGACCGGATACGCTGGCTTGAGTGAAGGCAGCGACACATCGACAATCCAGGTGATCGTCACCGTGATCGTCAGCAGACAGGAGTACCCCTCGTGACCGTCGTCGGGCCGTTCGGACTGAGCGTGCGGGACCAGGCTCTTGAGACCGATGTCCAGGCCGGACTGGCCGCCGTCGAGGCGGGTCTGCTGGAGGCCACCAAGAGCGAAGTCCCCTTCATCACCGAGGCCGCACAGCACCTGCTCCGGGCCGGCGGCAAGCGGTTCCGGCCGCTGCTCGTGATGCTCGCCTCCCGGTTCGGCGATCCCTACGCGCCCGGGATCGTGCCCGCCGCGGTCGTCGTCGAGCTCACCCACCTGGCGACGCTCTACCACGACGACATCATGGACGAGGCGGACGAGCGCCGCGGCGTGGCCAGCGCCAACGCCCGCTGGGGCAACTCGCTGGCCGTCCTGACGGGTGACTTCCTGTTCGCCCGCGCCTCGCACATCCTGGCCGACCTCGGGCCGGAAGCCGTGCGCATCCAGGCCGAGGCCTTCGAGCGGCTGGTGACGGGCCAGATCCTGGAGACCGCCGGTCCGCGCGACGGCCGCGACCCCGTCGCCCACTACCTCGACGTCATCGCCGGCAAGACCGGCTCGCTGATCGCGGTCTCCGGCCGGTTCGGCGCGCTGATGTCCGGCGCCGACGAGTCGGTCGTCGACATCCTGACCCAGTACGGCGAACGCCTCGGCACCGCCTTCCAGCTCGCCGACGACCTCCTCGACATCGCCTCCGACTCGCACGAGTCCGGCAAGACCCCGGGGACGGACCTGCGCGAGGGCATCCCCACGCTGCCCGTGCTGCAGCTGCGCCAGATGGCGGCCCAGGGCGGCGACCCCGACGACCTGGAGCTCGTGGGCCTGCTGGACGGCGACCTGACGGACGACGCCCTGCATGCGGAGGTGCTCGCCCGGCTGCGGGTGCACCCCGCCCTGGAGCAGGCCCGCCGCGACACCATCCGGTACGCGCAGGAAGCGCGGGCCGCGCTCGCGCCGCTGCCGGAGTGCTTCGCGAAGTCGGCGCTCGAAGAGCTGTGCGACGCGGTGGTGCACCGCGCCGGCTAGGACGTGACCGGGCACAGGCCGGGCACAGGCCGGGTACGGCCCGGTACGACCGGATACGTCGTGTGGCGCAGGCGAGGGCCCCGCATCCCCTACGGGTAGGAGGATGCGGGGCCCTCGCCGTGTCATCCCTGGGGCGTACGCCGAGTTGAGCCCGGGGAGTGACGCCCCGACCCCCTCCCCTTTGGTCAGATGGAGACACACCAGAACGGGTGACAAAGAGGTAGGGCAGACATGGCAACGAACGCAAAGACCCGCAAGGCCGCCCGGTACGCCGTACCGGTAGCGGTGGCGGGTGTGGCCGCCGCGACCGTGGCGATGGTCCCGGCCTTCGCGAACTCCGGGGGCCCCGACCTGCCGAAGGTGACGGCGCAGCAGCTCATCGAGAAGGTGGCCGCCTCCGACGTGCAGCAGCTGTCCGGCAGCGCGAAGATCAGCACCGACTTGGGTCTTCCGACCCTGGCGAGCGGCCTCCTCGGCGGCGGGGGTGTCGCGGGAGGCTCGGCCAACCCCGAGGACAAGATCGCGCAGCTGGCGAACGGCACGCACACCGTGCGCGTCGCGGCCGACGGACCGGACCGCCAGAAGCTCACGTTCGTGGACGGCAAGGACGAGTACAGCCTCGTCCACAACGGCGCCGACGTCTGGGGGTACGACACCAAGGCCAACGAGGTCTGGCACGAGAAGCACCCCGAAGGCGCGGCGGCAGGCAAGGACGGGAAGAAGACCGCGGACCGGCTGGGCGGCGCCTCGCCCCAGCAGCTCGCGCAGGACGTGCTGAAGGCCGCCGGCCCGACCACGGACGTCAGCGTGGGCGAGACCGCCCAGGTCGCCGGCCGGGACGCCTACCAGCTGGTGCTGAAGCCGAAGCACGCCGGATCCACCGTCGCCTCGGTCAAGATCGCGGTGGACGCCAAGAACGGCGTGCCGCTGCGCGTGCAGCTGCTGGCCACCGAGGGCGGCAAGCCGATCGTCGACGCCGGGTTCACCAAGGTGGACTTCGCCAAGCCGCCCGCCGACACGTTCGCGTTCACCGCGCCCAAGGGCGCCAAGGTGACCGAGGGCGCTGCCGAGGAGGCCAAGGGCGGAGCCGGGCACGGCAAGGAGTTCAAGGGCCTGGAGTCCCTCCCCGGCCTCGACGCCCTGACCGGCGGCGCGGCCGGCAAGGGCGGCAAGGGCGACACGAAGGTCCTCGGCGAGGGCTGGTCGGCCATCGCCCGCATCGACACGGGCGCCGGCAAGGGCCTCCAGGACCTCGACAAGGCGGCGAACGGCAAGAACGCGCCGAAGGAGGCCAAGCAGTTCCTCGACTCCCTCGGGGGCAAGGTCACCGGCAAGTTCGGCGAGGGCCGGGTCTTCAAGACCCGCCTGGTCAACGCCCTGATCACGGACGACGGCAAGGTCTACGTCGGCGCGGTCACCAAGGACGCGCTGGTGCAGGCGGCCGACGCCAACAAGTAACCCCGCCGCGGCGGGCAGCTGTCCGAAGGGTGGGCGGGGACTGTGTCCCTGCCCACCCTTCCGCCGTTCCGCCCCTGTGTACAGCGAGCCCGCTGTACCGTGAAAAGCATGTCGAGACACGTGACCATCCGCCTGGACGAAGAGTTCCACGAGCGCCTCAAGGCACGCGCGGCGGCGCTGGGCACGACGGTCACCGCACTGATCACCGAGGTGACGGAACGCGAGCTGGACGAGGACCGCAAGAACTTCCTGTCCGGCATCGAGGAGTTCGCCGATCACTGGGGCTACTTCCAGCAGCGGTTCGGCAATTGAAGATCACCATGGAGTGGGCCTGGACCGCTCTGGCCCACCATCTCCCGTCAGATCCCGCCGTGTGGGATCCCTCAGGGGTGGCCGCCGCGGTCGCCCGGCACCAGAACGACCTCGTCCTGGTGCCCGAACAGCCCGCCCCGGACACCGCGTGGCGGGCCGCCGCGTTTCTGCACACCCTCGCGGTGTGCCCGGCGCTGGAATCGCCGATGAACGAGTTCTACGCGGCCGCCGCCACGCGCTCGTACCTGCGCGTGGCGGGGGCCAGGCAACTGCCGTCGCCGGAGGACCTCGGCGACCTGGTGGAAGCGGCGAAGCTGGGCCGCGCCGACATCGCAGCGGTCGCCGAGGAGCTCCGCGCCCTCATACAGGAGCCGCTGACGGTCCCGCCGTCCTAGGGCCGGACACGTCCTAGAAGGTGATCTTCCAGCTGTTGATGTAGCCGGTGTCCTGCGCCGCCGCGTCCTTGACCTGGAGCTTCCAGACGCCGTTGGCCACCTCGCCGGAGGCGTTGACCGTGTACGTCTGGACGAGGTTGTCGGCGCTGCCGCCGCTGCGGTTGTGCAGGTTGTAGACCGTGCCGTCGGGGGCGACCAGGTCGACCACCAGGTCACCGCGGTAGGTGTGGACGATGTTCACGTCGACCTTGGTGGTGGCAGGGGCGTTGCCCGCGACGCCGGAGACCGTGACGGGCGAGGTCACCGCGGCTCCGGGGGAGTCCGGGATGTTCACGTCCGCGGTGTTCTCGAAGGACGGGCCCGGCGGGACCGGGGTGGCCGCCCCCAGGTTCCAGATCGCGTACGCGATGGCGTCGGAGTTGCGGTCCAGGGCGGTGTCGTCGATGTTCGCCGACGTGTCGCACGAGGCGTGGTAGCAGCGGTCGAAGGCCTGCCCCGAGGTGCCGCCCCACTTCTGCGCCTGCGCCGCCGTCTTGGTGTAGTCGGCGCCGGAGAACAGGCCGCCGACCGGGATGCCCGCGTTCTTGAACGGGGCGTGGTCGGAGCGGCCGTCGCCCTCGGTCTCGATCTCCGTCGGGACGCCGATCCCCGCGTAGTAGTTCTTGAAGGTCTGCTCGATGGTCGGGTCGTCGTCGTAGACGAAGTAGCCCGGGTTCGGCGAGCCGATCATGTCGAAGTTCAGGTAGCCGGAGATCTTCGCCTTCTCGGTGCTCGGCAGGTTGTTCACGTAGTACTTCGACCCGACCATGCCGAGCTCCTCCGCGCCCCACCAACCGAACCGCAGGTGCTTGGTGGGCTGGAGCTGGGCGCGCGAGACGGCGAGCGCCGTCTCCAGAACGGCTGCCGAGCCGGAACCGTTGTCGTTGATGCCGGGACCCGCGGTCACCGAGTCCAGGTGCGAGCCGGACATCAGCACCGAGTTGGGGTCGCCGCCCGGCCAGTCGGCGATCAGGTTGTAGCCGGTCGCGCCGCTGCTGGTGAAGGTCTGCAGGGTGGTGGTGAAACCGGCCGCGTCGAGCTTGGCCTTCACGTAGTCGATCGAGGCCTTGTAGCCGGCGCGGCCGTGGGCGCGGTTGCCGGCGTTGGCGGTGGCTATGGACTGGAGCTGCGCCAGGTGCGCCTTGACGTTGGCGACCGGAATGTCGGGCGGTGTCGGCGCCGCGGTCAGCGCCGTGGGGGCGGCGAGTGCGGCGGGGGCGGAGGAGGCGAACAGACCGGCGACCGCGATCGCGGTCACGGCGGCCAGGCGCCGGGAGACGGACAGGCTCATGTGGGGGACTCCGGAATTCCGTTGGGGATTGAACGGAACGTGCGGGGTGGCGCATTTGAGCGATAGTGCGTCAGTGCGAGCCTGATGTTCAGTGGAGATGTGACTGTCCGTCAAGACCGAGATCCGGTCAGGATGGTTCGGAAAACGGACGATCCCCGCCACGGGACGCCTCCCAGTGGTAGCTGGGCGAGGGTTCCGTGACGGGGATCGTGGGGGTGAGGGGCGCGCGGTGCGGTGCCGGTGGCCCTACGCGGGCTCGGGCGCAGGCGCGGGCACGGGCTCCGGTACCGCCACCGGTCCGGCGGTGCGGGCCTGTTCGAGCCGCGCCGCCTCGGCCCGGTTCTTGCGCGCCGTGCGCAGGGCGTCCCAGGTCAGCAGCGCGAGCGCCAGCCAGACCAGGGAGAACCCGGCCCAGCGCTCCGGCGGCATCGCCTCGTGGAAGTACACGACGCCGAGCCCGAACTGGAACACCGGGGCCAGGTACTGGAGCAGCCCGAGCGTGGACAGCGGGACCCGGATCGCGGCCGCTCCGAAGCAGACCAGCGGGATCGCCGTGACCAGTCCGGTCGAGGCGAGCAGCGCGGAGTGCCCGAGGCCCTCTGAGGCGAAGCTCAACCGGCCCTGCGTCCCCAGCCACAGCAGGTAACCGAGGGCGGGCAGGAACAGCAGCGCGGTCTCGGCGGCGAGCGACTCGACCCCGCCCATGTTGAGCTTCTTCTTGATCAGCCCGTACGCGGCGAAGGTGAAGGCCAGCACCAGCGAGATCCACGGCGGCCGCCCGTACCCGATGGCGAGCACCAGCACGGCGGCCACGCCGATGCCGACCGCCGCCCACTGTGCGCGGCGCAGGCGCTCGCCGAGTACCAGCACGCCGATCCCGATGGTGACCAGCGGGTTGATGAAGTAGCCGAGGCTGGCCTCGACGACCGCGCCGTTGTTGACGGCCCAGATGTACAGGCCCCAGTTCACGGAGATCACCGAGGCGGCCAGCGCGGTCAGGCCGAGCTTGCGGGGCTGCCGGAGCAGCTCCCGTATCCAGCCCCAGCGGCGCATGGCGAGCAGCAGCACCCCGACCACGCCCAGCGACCAAACCATGCGGTGGGCGAGGATCTCGATGGCCCCGGCCGGCTTGAGCAGCGGCCAGAACAAGGGGACCAGCCCCCACATCCCGTAGGCGCCGAATCCGTAGAGCAAACCCGTGCGCTGCTCGTTCTCCGCTTTCACGGGGGCCTCCAGTCACATTCCAGCCAACTTCACGAAGGTAGCGCCGGAGGGGCCGGATGTCATGCCCGTAGACACGAGATACTCATGACATCTTCGAGGCCTTGTGTGGCCGGGGCCGCGTCGGCTCAGGCCAGGGCGGAGGCGATCGCGTGGGCCACCGGGGTCGTCGGGCGGCCGATGAGCCGGGACAGGTCCCCGCCGGTGTGGGCCAGCCGGCCGCGGGAGATCGCCGCGTCCACGTCGACGAGGATCGCCGCGAAGCCCTCGGGGACCCCGGCGTCGGTCAGGATCGACAGGTGCGTCCCGGCCGGGACCTCGCTGTACGCGACCTCCTTGCCGGTCTGGGCCGCGACCTCTGCCGCGTACTCCGCCAGGCTCCACGCGGTGTCGCCGGAGAGCTCGTACACCTGGTTCAGGTGGCCCTCGCCGGTCAGCACGGCGGCCGCCGCGGCGGCGTAGTCCGCCCGTGCGGCAGAGGCGATCCGGCCCTCGCCCGCGCTGCCCACGACCGCGCCGTGCTCCAGGACGGTGCCCAGGTGGCCCGTGTAGTTCTCGTGGTACCAGCCGTTGCGCAGGAAGGTGTGGGGGAGGCCCGAGTCCAGGACGGCCTGCTCGGTGACCTTGTGCTCGGCGGCCAGGTCGAAGTCGGCCTCGGGGCCGCCGAGGATCCCGGTGTACGCGAGCTGGGCGACGCCCGCGGCCTTCGCGGCCCCGATCACCGCGAGGTGCTGCGGCACCCGACGGCCGACCTCGTTGCCGGAGATCAGCAGGACGCGGTCGCCCGGGCGGAAGGCGGAGGCCAGGGTCTCGGGGACGTCGTAGTCCGCGACGCGCACCTCGACCCCGCGCTCGGCCAGGTCGGCGGCCTTCTCCTTGCTGCGGACGACGACGGCGACGCGCTCGGCGGGAACCTGGTTCAGCAGCTCCTCGACGACGAGGCGGCCGAGGGCTCCGGTGGCTCCGGTGACGACGATGCTCATGGGGTGCGCTCCTTGCGTTGGGGTGTGTCACCACCCTAAGGACAGCGCTAACCTTTCGTAAGTACCCACTTCAAAGTAAGGTACTGGTATGAAGGTAAGTAACGCGACGGCGGCCGCTGCGCCGCCGATGGTCAACGCTCCGATGGTCAATGCGCCGATGTGCCCCTCCCGCGGAGTACTGGAACACGTCACCAGCCGCTGGGGCGTACTGGTCCTGGCCGCCCTCGTTGAGCGCTCCTACCGGTTCAGCGAACTGCGCCGCGAGGTGGGTGGCGTCAGCGAGAAGATGCTGGCGCAGACCCTCCAGACGCTGGAGCGCGACGGATTCCTGCTGCGCGACGCCAAGCCCGTGATCCCGCCGCGCGTGGACTATTCGCTGACCGAGCTGGGGCGCGAGGCCGCCGAGCAGGTGTGGGCCCTCGCCCGCTGGACCGAGCGGCGCACTCCCGAGGTCCAGGCGGCGCGCGCCGCCTACGACGGAGCCCGGAGCTCCTGAGGAACTCCGGGCCGTAGCCGTGTGCGGGCGGTGGGGCTAGCCGATGACCGTCCAGGTGTCGTTGCCGGCGAGGAGCGTGCTGAGGTCTCCCTTGCCCTTGGCGTCGACGGCGGTCTCCAGCTGCTCGGCCATCAGCGTGTCGTAGACGGGCCGCTCCACGCTGCGGAAGACCCCGATGGGCGTCTGGTGCAGGGTGTGCGGGTCCGCGAGCCGGGACAGGGCGAACGCGGTGGTCGGGCCGGCGCTGTGCGCGTCGTGGACCAGGATCCGGGACTCGTTCTCCGGGGTCACCGCGACGACCTCCAGCTCTCCGGTGGCCTGATCGCGTACGACGCCCTTGTGTCCGTCGGCGCCGAAGCGGATCGGCTGTCCGTGCTCCAGCCGGATCACGGCCTCCTGCGCCTGCACGTTGTCCTTGAGCACGTCGAAGGCGCCGTCGTTGAAGATGTTGCAGTTCTGGTAGATCTCGACGAGGGCGGTGCCCTGGTGGTCGGCGGCGGCCCGCAGTACCTCGGTCAGGTGCTTGCGGTCGGAGTCGATGGTGCGGGCGACGAAGGTGGCCTCGGCTCCGAGGGCGAGGGAGACGGGGTTGAAGGGGGCGTCGAGGGAGCCCATCGGCGTGGATTTGGTGATCTTGCCGACTTCGGAGGTGGGTGAGTACTGGCCCTTGGTGAGTCCGTAGATCCGGTTGTTGAACAGCAGGATCTTGAGGTTGACGTTGCGGCGCAGGGCGTGGATCAGGTGGTTCCCGCCGATGGAGAGGGCGTCGCCGTCGCCGGTGACGACCCAGACGGACAGGTCGCGGCGGGAGGTGGCCAGGCCGGTGGCGATGGCCGGTGCGCGGCCGTGGATGGAGTGCATCCCGTAGGTGTTCATGTAGTACGGGAAGCGGGAGGAGCAGCCGATGCCGGAGACGAAGACGATGTTCTCCTTCGCCAGGCCCAGCTCGGGCATGAAGCCCTGGACCGCTGCGAGGACGGCGTAGTCACCGCAGCCGGGGCACCAGCGGACCTCCTGGTCCGATTTGAAGTCCTTCATGGACTGCTGGGCCTCGGCCTTGGGTACCAGCGAGAGCAGGTGGGGGGCGTCGGTCACCTCAGTCATTGATGGCCTCCTTGAGAACCTTCGAGAGCTGCTCGGCCTTGAACGGCATTCCGTTGACCTGGGTGTACGACTGGGCGTCCACCAGGTACTTCGCCCGGATCAGGGTGGCGAGCTGCCCGAGGTTCATCTCCGGCACCACTACCTTGTCGTAACGCTTCAGGACCTCCCCGAGATTCCTCGGGAAGGGGTTGAGGTGGCGCAGATGGGCCTGCGCGACCGGGATGCCGACATTGCGCAGACGGCGGACGGCGGCGGTGATGGGGCCGTAGGTGGAGCCCCAGCCCAGGACGAGGGTGCGGGCCCGGTCGGGGTCGTCGACCTCCAGGTCGGGGACCTCGATGCCGTCGATCTTGGCCTGGCGGGTGCGGACCATGAAGTCGTGGTTGGCGGGGTCGTAGGAGATGTTGCCCGTGCCGTCCTGCTTCTCGATGCCGCCGATCCGGTGCTCCAGACCGGGCGTGCCCGGGACCGCCCAGGGGCGGGCCAGGGTCTGCGGGTCCCGCTTGTACGGCCAGAACACCTCGGTGCCGTCCGCGAGCTGCTGGTTGGGCCCGGAGGCGAACTGCACCTTCAGGTCCGGGAGGTCGGCGACGTCCGGGATGCGCCAGGGCTCGGAGCCGTTGGCGAGGTATCCGTCGGAGAGCAGGAACACCGGGGTCCGGTACGTCAGCGCGATCCGCGCCGCGTCGAGGGCGGCGTCGAAGCAGTCCGCGGGGGTGCGGGGCGCCACGACGGGGACGGGGGCCTCGCCGTTGCGGCCGTACATCGCCTGGAGCAGGTCCGCCTGCTCGGTCTTGGTCGGCAGGCCGGTGGAGGGGCCGCCGCGCTGGATGTCCACGATCAGCAGCGGCAGCTCCAGGGACACCGCCAGCCCGATCGTCTCGGACTTCAGGGCGACGCCGGGGCCGGAGGTGGTGGTCACGCCGAGCGCGCCGCCGAAGGCCGCGCCGAGCGCCGCGCCGATGCCGGCGATCTCGTCCTCGGCCTGGAAGGTCCGCACGCCGAAGTTCTTGTGCTTGCTCAGCTCGTGCAGGATGTCCGACGCCGGAGTGATCGGGTACGAGCCCAGGTAGAGCGGCAGGTCGGCCTGGCGGCTCGCCGCGATCAGGCCGTAGGACAGGGCCAGGTTCCCGGAGATGTTGCGGTAGGTGCCGGTCGGGAACGCCCGCGTCGCCGGGGCCACCTCGTAGGAGACCGCGAAGTCCTCGGTCGTCTCCCCGAAGTTCCAGCCCGCGCGGAACGCGGCCACGTTCGCCTCGGCGATGTCCGGCTTCTTCGCGAACTTCTGCCGCAGGAAGTTCTCCGTGCCCTCCGTGGGCCGGTGGTACATCCAGGACAGCAGGCCCAGCGCGAACATGTTCTTGCTGCGCTCGGCCTCCTTGCGGGAGAGCCCGAAGTCCTTCAGCGCTTCCACGGTGAGCGTGGTCAGCGGCACCGGGTGGATGTTGTAGGCGCCCAGCGAGCCGTCTTCCAGCGGCGAGGTGTCGTAGCCGACCTTCGCCATCGGGCGCTTGGTGAATTCATCGGTATTGATGATGATCTCGGCCCCGCGCGGGACGTCCCCGATGTTCGCCTTCAGCGCCGCCGGATTCATCGCCACCAGCACGTTCGGGGCATCGCCCGGTGTCAGGATGTCGTGATCGGCGAAATGCAACTGGAACGAGGAGACGCCGGGCAGGGTGCCGGCAGGGGCGCGGATCTCGGCCGGAAAGTTCGGCAGCGTGGAGAGGTCGTTCCCGAAGGAAGCCGTCTCCGAGGTGAACCGGTCACCAGTGAGCTGCATGCCGTCACCCGAGTCACCCGCGAAACGGATGATCACCCGGTCGAGGCGGCGTACTTCCTTGCCGCTCGGGGCCGGGGGTGTCCGTTGTTCGCCGACGACGGCTCCTTCGGCTCCTTCGGCCCCTTCGGCCCCGTCGGCCTGTTCGGCTGGACTACTGACCTGGCTGGTCACTGAACTGGACCTCCTTCGAGGCGTGGCGTTCCCGCTCCCAAGGTCAACCCTACGTCGGTAGGACTGGCCTTTTCCGGGGACGCTCGTATTCCGGACCGTCGTCTGCGGCGGTCTGTCGAGAGAATCCCTTGCGATTCCAAGAGATTCCGAGAGATTCCGAGATTTCGTGCCGTGCAGAAATAGTGCGAGCCCCAGCGGCCAGGTGTGCTATCGCCGCACCTGACAGGGTGTCAGTTGATCAAGGTTTTGATCAATGCCCAGTCTTGGTCGAGAGGGTTTTCGATCAAGACCGCAGGTAGGTGAGGACAGCCAGGACCCGCCGGTGGTCCCCGTCGCTCGGTGACAGCCCGAGCTTCATGAAGATGTTGCTGACGTGCTTCTCCACGGCTCCGTCGCTGACCACGAGCTGCTTCGCCACCGCCGAATTGGTCCGTCCCTCGGCCATCAGGCCCAGCACCTCGCGCTCGCGCGGGGTCAGCCCCGCCAGCACGTCCTGCTTGCGGCTGCGGCCGAGCAGCTGGGCGACCACCTCGGGGTCCAGCGCCGTCCCGCCCCGGGCCACGCGCACGACGGCGTCCAGGAACTCCCGCACGTCGGCCACCCGGTCCTTGAGGAGGTACCCCACCCCGGTGCTGGAACCGGCCAGCAGTTCGGTGGCGTACTGCTCCTCCACGTACTGCGACAGCACGAGCACGCCTATGCCGGGATGCTCGCGCCGCAGCCGTACGGCCGCACGCACGCCCTCGTCGGTGTGTGTCGGCGGCATCCGCACGTCAGCCACCACCACGTCCGGCAGCGCATCCTCGGCCGCCAGCTCCGCCACCGTCTTGATCAGGGCTTCCGCGTCCCCGACGCCGGCCACGACGTCATGCCCCCGGTCGGTCAACAACCGGGTCAGGCCCTCGCGCAGCAGCACTGAATCCTCGGCGATGACCACCCGCACCCTGTCTTCCACGATCCAGCAGCTCCCGCGTCCACGTCGTCCGATGTACCTGACCCAGCCAAGCATCCCAGCCCGAGGGGCGGATGGAGGCGAGTCCGATCATCACGTGGAAGCGGGAGCGGGGGACACCCACGGCGGCCGACCGGCCGCGTCGCCCTACCGGGAACGCCAGGGGAGCTCGGCGGTGACGGTGGTGCCGCCGTCTGCCGGCGAATCCACGACCAGCACCCCGTCCACGGCGTCCAGCCGCTCGGCCAGCCCCGCCAGGCCGGTTCCCGGGCCCGCGGTGCTCGCTCCGCCACGGCCGTCGTCCGCGACCTGGATCAGCAGCCGCCCCCCGGACCGCCACACGTCCACGCCCGCCGTACGGGCCCCGGAGTGCTTGCTGATGTTCTGGAGCAGCTCCGAGACGGTGAAGTACGCGATCCCCTCCACCGCCGACGCGGGCCGCTCCGGCAGGTCCACCGACACCCGTACCGGCACCGCGCACCGCGAGGCCACCGACGACAGCGCCGCGTCGAGACCGCGGTCCGTCAGCACCGCCGGGTGGATCCCGCGGGCCAGGTCGCGCAGCTCCTGGAGCGCGATCTTCACCTCCCCGTGCGCCTCGTCCACCATCCGGGCGGCGGCGCGGGGATCCTCGGCGAGCTTCTCCTTCGCCAGCCCCAGGTCCATCGCCAGCGCCACCAGGCGGGCCTGCGCGCCGTCGTGCAGGTCCCGCTCGATGCGCCGCAGGTCGGCGGCGGCGGTGTCGACCACGACCCCGCGGTCGGACTCCAGCTCCGTGACCCGGTGGTCGAGGCGCGAAGGCCCGAGCAGCCCGCCGACGAGCACCCGGTCTACGGTGGTCAGCGCCCGCAGCACCCACGGCGTGGCCAGGGTGAAGCCCAGCCCCACCAGGCAGGCGAGGGCGATCTCCACGGGGGAGTCGAGGTAGAAGGTGTAGTC contains these protein-coding regions:
- the rarD gene encoding EamA family transporter RarD: MKAENEQRTGLLYGFGAYGMWGLVPLFWPLLKPAGAIEILAHRMVWSLGVVGVLLLAMRRWGWIRELLRQPRKLGLTALAASVISVNWGLYIWAVNNGAVVEASLGYFINPLVTIGIGVLVLGERLRRAQWAAVGIGVAAVLVLAIGYGRPPWISLVLAFTFAAYGLIKKKLNMGGVESLAAETALLFLPALGYLLWLGTQGRLSFASEGLGHSALLASTGLVTAIPLVCFGAAAIRVPLSTLGLLQYLAPVFQFGLGVVYFHEAMPPERWAGFSLVWLALALLTWDALRTARKNRAEAARLEQARTAGPVAVPEPVPAPAPEPA
- a CDS encoding SDR family oxidoreductase produces the protein MSIVVTGATGALGRLVVEELLNQVPAERVAVVVRSKEKAADLAERGVEVRVADYDVPETLASAFRPGDRVLLISGNEVGRRVPQHLAVIGAAKAAGVAQLAYTGILGGPEADFDLAAEHKVTEQAVLDSGLPHTFLRNGWYHENYTGHLGTVLEHGAVVGSAGEGRIASAARADYAAAAAAVLTGEGHLNQVYELSGDTAWSLAEYAAEVAAQTGKEVAYSEVPAGTHLSILTDAGVPEGFAAILVDVDAAISRGRLAHTGGDLSRLIGRPTTPVAHAIASALA
- a CDS encoding polyprenyl synthetase family protein; the protein is MTVVGPFGLSVRDQALETDVQAGLAAVEAGLLEATKSEVPFITEAAQHLLRAGGKRFRPLLVMLASRFGDPYAPGIVPAAVVVELTHLATLYHDDIMDEADERRGVASANARWGNSLAVLTGDFLFARASHILADLGPEAVRIQAEAFERLVTGQILETAGPRDGRDPVAHYLDVIAGKTGSLIAVSGRFGALMSGADESVVDILTQYGERLGTAFQLADDLLDIASDSHESGKTPGTDLREGIPTLPVLQLRQMAAQGGDPDDLELVGLLDGDLTDDALHAEVLARLRVHPALEQARRDTIRYAQEARAALAPLPECFAKSALEELCDAVVHRAG
- a CDS encoding DUF2092 domain-containing protein; translation: MATNAKTRKAARYAVPVAVAGVAAATVAMVPAFANSGGPDLPKVTAQQLIEKVAASDVQQLSGSAKISTDLGLPTLASGLLGGGGVAGGSANPEDKIAQLANGTHTVRVAADGPDRQKLTFVDGKDEYSLVHNGADVWGYDTKANEVWHEKHPEGAAAGKDGKKTADRLGGASPQQLAQDVLKAAGPTTDVSVGETAQVAGRDAYQLVLKPKHAGSTVASVKIAVDAKNGVPLRVQLLATEGGKPIVDAGFTKVDFAKPPADTFAFTAPKGAKVTEGAAEEAKGGAGHGKEFKGLESLPGLDALTGGAAGKGGKGDTKVLGEGWSAIARIDTGAGKGLQDLDKAANGKNAPKEAKQFLDSLGGKVTGKFGEGRVFKTRLVNALITDDGKVYVGAVTKDALVQAADANK
- a CDS encoding ribbon-helix-helix domain-containing protein → MSRHVTIRLDEEFHERLKARAAALGTTVTALITEVTERELDEDRKNFLSGIEEFADHWGYFQQRFGN
- a CDS encoding winged helix-turn-helix transcriptional regulator, whose amino-acid sequence is MKVSNATAAAAPPMVNAPMVNAPMCPSRGVLEHVTSRWGVLVLAALVERSYRFSELRREVGGVSEKMLAQTLQTLERDGFLLRDAKPVIPPRVDYSLTELGREAAEQVWALARWTERRTPEVQAARAAYDGARSS
- a CDS encoding M28 family metallopeptidase — encoded protein: MSLSVSRRLAAVTAIAVAGLFASSAPAALAAPTALTAAPTPPDIPVANVKAHLAQLQSIATANAGNRAHGRAGYKASIDYVKAKLDAAGFTTTLQTFTSSGATGYNLIADWPGGDPNSVLMSGSHLDSVTAGPGINDNGSGSAAVLETALAVSRAQLQPTKHLRFGWWGAEELGMVGSKYYVNNLPSTEKAKISGYLNFDMIGSPNPGYFVYDDDPTIEQTFKNYYAGIGVPTEIETEGDGRSDHAPFKNAGIPVGGLFSGADYTKTAAQAQKWGGTSGQAFDRCYHASCDTSANIDDTALDRNSDAIAYAIWNLGAATPVPPGPSFENTADVNIPDSPGAAVTSPVTVSGVAGNAPATTKVDVNIVHTYRGDLVVDLVAPDGTVYNLHNRSGGSADNLVQTYTVNASGEVANGVWKLQVKDAAAQDTGYINSWKITF